Proteins from a genomic interval of Nitrospina gracilis Nb-211:
- a CDS encoding tetratricopeptide repeat protein, which yields MNLYQAIKEYVTLLKSGEGEARGGTLLIGEGCSLRSGMPTGQALVKLIQERFPDAVQGEDQSPEACLARLTSNQKVALQETLLEKASINWAYICIALMMRDGYIRRVLTTNTHPLLERACSLVNVFPAVYDCSATTGLDPTKVAGTAIFHLNGQVPGGTPGDLAPVYAAANEYGPWFVVGYSDQDDDPVFQQLTQVEPFKNGLLWVLPKNISPSRSVHERILTKGKEVEYTNAKDADAFLILIMQELKVEVPGLIAYPFSHLGDALRKIAYFPAPGMVEEMHVVDIALQQIKLAIKDYEGGEWGDLVEGELDMDVLNEPALLSALQAAQAGLVNGDAQKIIGQRAQYDKTPNPQLGDLLIWAYLKEGDDAYYKAQSGDETAAAMRERAREYYEQALNLQPDGSEIVFKLGKLLAQQGHQVPGEESKALLAQATEKFKQTLALNPDLLPARLQLGNALVDLAAQSPNGEADELFGEAIDQYQTLLELEPENVEAAFGCGMALYAQARKKKGAEALRLYGQAAEKLSIGLKYQPNRIDALLPMAHSLLVFSRSKKGEEADRMLAMACEKFQYACQVKPEMPEAHFGWADALFERASSRTDAKASDFFELALDQYKTTVRLKPDLPRVHFRWGLALFQMAQRKDGTDSTRLYQLAAEKFQTAVKLNPQNIDAYLRLGRIHVELAGSRKGADADKVYDRAIDYFQAVLKLQPKNADAMSQVGVVFLNKARLKEATDAESDLREAMEKCKMALELKPGHFQATLVWGESLLEMGLNRVDPDAWVFEEAEEKLQAALKLQPNNADVLVGLAHCLLNKARNMDAEKAAHALEEGLNHVQTVLEEYDQSAPARNIMAAILMEQARSKRGINAHPLLAEAKGHLQRAEDLQPGSATYNMARLMAQLNNESGCREWLEKCKANGVLPSSLMLTKDPLLEPMRESKWFKKLAGLGSEPKEEKAQAS from the coding sequence ATGAACCTTTACCAGGCCATCAAGGAATACGTCACGCTCCTCAAATCGGGGGAGGGTGAGGCGCGCGGGGGCACCCTGCTCATCGGTGAAGGCTGTTCTTTACGCTCCGGTATGCCTACCGGCCAGGCGCTGGTGAAACTGATCCAGGAACGGTTTCCCGATGCCGTGCAGGGTGAAGATCAGAGCCCGGAAGCATGCCTCGCCCGGCTGACATCCAACCAGAAAGTGGCTTTGCAGGAAACCCTGCTGGAAAAAGCCAGCATCAACTGGGCCTACATCTGCATCGCGCTCATGATGCGCGACGGCTACATCCGCCGCGTGTTGACCACCAACACCCATCCCCTGCTGGAGCGCGCCTGCTCGCTGGTGAACGTGTTCCCGGCGGTGTACGACTGCTCCGCCACCACCGGTCTCGACCCGACCAAGGTGGCGGGCACGGCCATTTTTCATCTGAACGGACAAGTTCCCGGCGGCACTCCCGGTGATCTCGCTCCGGTTTACGCCGCCGCCAATGAATACGGCCCGTGGTTTGTCGTGGGCTACTCCGATCAGGACGACGACCCCGTCTTCCAGCAACTCACCCAGGTCGAGCCGTTCAAAAACGGACTGCTCTGGGTGCTTCCCAAAAACATCTCCCCTTCCCGCTCGGTGCACGAAAGAATCCTCACCAAGGGCAAGGAGGTCGAGTACACCAATGCTAAGGACGCGGACGCGTTTCTGATTCTCATAATGCAGGAATTGAAGGTGGAGGTGCCGGGCCTGATCGCCTATCCGTTCAGTCACCTGGGTGATGCCCTGCGCAAGATCGCATACTTTCCCGCGCCGGGCATGGTGGAAGAAATGCACGTGGTGGACATCGCCCTGCAACAGATCAAGCTGGCGATCAAGGATTACGAAGGCGGCGAGTGGGGCGACCTGGTTGAAGGCGAGCTGGACATGGACGTGCTCAACGAACCCGCTCTGTTGAGCGCCCTGCAGGCGGCGCAGGCGGGCCTGGTCAACGGCGATGCGCAGAAGATCATTGGCCAGCGCGCGCAGTACGACAAAACGCCGAACCCGCAGTTGGGCGACCTCCTCATCTGGGCTTACCTCAAGGAGGGCGATGACGCCTATTACAAGGCGCAGTCGGGTGACGAAACCGCCGCGGCCATGCGGGAACGGGCCCGCGAGTATTATGAGCAGGCGTTGAACCTGCAACCGGATGGATCGGAGATCGTGTTCAAGCTGGGCAAACTGCTCGCCCAGCAGGGGCACCAGGTGCCGGGAGAGGAATCCAAAGCCCTGCTCGCGCAAGCCACCGAAAAATTCAAGCAGACGTTGGCCCTCAATCCGGACCTCCTGCCGGCGCGCCTGCAACTCGGCAACGCGCTGGTGGACCTGGCCGCGCAATCGCCCAACGGCGAAGCGGATGAGCTGTTCGGCGAAGCCATCGATCAATACCAGACCCTGCTCGAGCTGGAGCCGGAAAACGTGGAAGCGGCTTTCGGATGCGGCATGGCGCTTTACGCCCAGGCGCGCAAGAAAAAGGGCGCCGAAGCCCTCCGCCTGTACGGACAGGCCGCGGAGAAATTGAGCATCGGGCTCAAGTACCAGCCCAACCGCATCGACGCGCTTTTGCCCATGGCGCATTCCCTGCTGGTGTTTTCGCGGTCCAAGAAAGGCGAGGAAGCCGACCGCATGCTGGCCATGGCCTGCGAAAAATTCCAGTACGCCTGCCAGGTGAAACCGGAGATGCCGGAGGCCCACTTCGGCTGGGCCGACGCGCTGTTCGAGCGGGCATCGTCGCGTACCGACGCCAAGGCCAGCGACTTTTTCGAGCTGGCGCTGGATCAGTACAAAACCACCGTGCGCCTCAAGCCGGATCTGCCGCGCGTGCATTTTCGCTGGGGACTGGCGTTGTTTCAAATGGCCCAGCGTAAGGACGGCACCGATTCCACCAGGTTGTACCAGCTTGCGGCCGAGAAATTCCAGACCGCAGTCAAACTCAATCCGCAAAACATCGATGCCTACCTGCGGCTGGGACGTATCCACGTCGAACTGGCGGGATCCAGAAAAGGCGCGGATGCGGACAAGGTGTACGACCGCGCCATCGACTACTTTCAGGCGGTGCTCAAACTGCAACCGAAGAACGCCGATGCCATGTCGCAAGTGGGCGTGGTTTTTCTGAACAAGGCCCGGCTGAAGGAAGCGACGGATGCCGAAAGCGATCTGCGCGAGGCGATGGAAAAGTGCAAGATGGCACTCGAACTCAAGCCCGGCCATTTCCAGGCCACGCTGGTCTGGGGTGAATCCTTGCTGGAGATGGGGCTCAACCGCGTCGATCCGGATGCCTGGGTGTTCGAGGAGGCGGAGGAAAAACTCCAGGCTGCTCTGAAACTGCAACCCAACAATGCCGATGTGCTGGTGGGTCTGGCGCACTGCCTTTTGAACAAGGCGCGGAACATGGATGCGGAAAAAGCCGCCCACGCGCTGGAAGAAGGACTCAATCACGTGCAGACAGTGCTGGAGGAGTACGATCAGTCGGCTCCCGCCCGCAACATCATGGCCGCCATCCTCATGGAACAGGCCCGGAGCAAGCGCGGCATCAACGCGCATCCCCTGCTGGCGGAAGCCAAGGGCCACCTGCAACGCGCCGAAGACCTGCAACCGGGTTCGGCCACCTACAACATGGCGCGCCTCATGGCGCAACTCAACAACGAGTCCGGGTGCCGCGAGTGGCTGGAAAAGTGCAAGGCCAACGGCGTCCTGCCGTCGTCTTTGATGCTCACCAAGGACCCGCTCCTGGAACCCATGCGCGAATCCAAATGGTTCAAGAAACTCGCCGGCCTCGGCAGTGAACCGAAGGAAGAAAAAGCGCAGGCGTCCTGA
- a CDS encoding ATP-dependent DNA helicase, with product MTFPPMRDYFDREGVLSTRFPGFEFRSQQLEMAESVESTLSGGGHLLVEAGTGTGKSLAYLVPAIQWAVANEKRVVISTYTKTLQEQILNHDIPILQEQLGLQFRYALCLGNENYLSLRRMKRAGQAGLFNNVDEEEQLTNIFGWARQTKTGFKSDLPFEPSPAVWEEVGRQKDLCLGKNCETYDSCFYFKERRRWFGAHLLIVNHHLFFANVANNGAVLPRFDAVIFDEAQNLEEAATSFLGLEMSNSGLIYFLDRFYNPRTKRGTLTRIRDELTLEIKQQVARVRVAVEAFFTNVLDQYGRSDRTLRFYQPPAINNSIYIPLQELHEAVKSLASRLDNEEEYLEVNAAAVRFFEVNNALSALLNQNMKEYVYWLEVVNKKRFVRATLRGVPIHIDSELREQVFGKTDRIVMTSATLTTNRTFDYVKERLGCEPGDERILDSPFDYASQALLYLPKDLPDPGGDSDKYVQAIAARCMELIHATGGKTFVLFTSYDTLNRVHRILDPQLQKYQLLKQGELSPTRMIQRFKEMPSVIFGTSSFWQGVDIPGDALSSVIITKLPFDVPTEPLVEARIEDLKKRSINPFRHYQIPRAIIQLRQGFGRLIRKATDRGVVSILDARMSSRGYGKQFLASLPPCRTTGKVEDVARFLAQSPAAEADPADLPKNFR from the coding sequence ATGACGTTTCCCCCCATGCGTGATTATTTCGACCGCGAGGGCGTGCTGTCCACGCGGTTTCCCGGCTTCGAGTTCCGCTCCCAGCAGTTGGAGATGGCCGAGTCCGTGGAGTCGACTCTGTCCGGCGGCGGCCACCTGCTGGTGGAAGCAGGCACCGGCACCGGCAAGAGCCTCGCCTACCTGGTGCCCGCCATCCAGTGGGCGGTGGCCAACGAAAAGCGCGTCGTCATCTCCACCTACACCAAAACATTGCAGGAACAGATCCTGAACCACGACATCCCCATCCTGCAGGAACAACTCGGTCTCCAGTTCCGCTACGCGCTGTGCCTGGGCAACGAAAACTATTTGTCACTGAGGCGCATGAAACGCGCCGGGCAGGCAGGGCTGTTCAACAACGTGGACGAGGAGGAACAGCTCACCAACATCTTCGGCTGGGCCCGGCAGACCAAGACCGGATTCAAAAGCGACCTGCCGTTCGAGCCGTCGCCCGCGGTGTGGGAGGAAGTCGGGCGGCAGAAGGATTTGTGTCTCGGCAAAAACTGCGAGACCTACGATTCGTGTTTTTACTTCAAGGAACGGCGGCGCTGGTTCGGCGCGCATCTGCTCATCGTCAACCACCACCTGTTCTTCGCCAACGTCGCCAACAACGGCGCGGTCCTGCCGCGTTTCGACGCGGTGATCTTCGACGAGGCGCAGAACCTGGAAGAAGCGGCGACGTCGTTCCTCGGTCTGGAGATGTCGAACTCGGGTCTCATTTATTTCCTCGACCGGTTTTACAATCCGCGCACCAAGCGCGGCACCTTGACGCGCATCCGCGACGAGTTGACGCTGGAGATCAAACAGCAGGTGGCGCGGGTGCGGGTGGCGGTGGAGGCTTTCTTCACCAACGTGCTCGACCAGTACGGGCGCAGTGACCGCACGCTCCGTTTCTACCAGCCGCCGGCAATCAACAACAGCATCTACATCCCCTTGCAGGAACTGCACGAGGCGGTGAAATCACTGGCCTCCCGCCTCGACAACGAAGAGGAGTACCTGGAAGTCAACGCGGCGGCGGTGCGCTTTTTTGAAGTGAACAATGCGCTTTCCGCCCTGTTGAATCAGAACATGAAGGAGTACGTGTACTGGCTGGAGGTGGTGAACAAGAAACGCTTCGTGCGCGCCACCCTGCGCGGCGTGCCGATCCATATCGACAGCGAACTGCGCGAGCAGGTGTTCGGCAAAACCGACCGCATCGTGATGACCTCGGCGACGCTCACCACCAACCGCACGTTCGATTACGTGAAGGAACGATTGGGGTGCGAGCCCGGCGACGAACGCATCCTCGACTCGCCGTTCGACTACGCGTCGCAGGCGTTGTTGTATCTGCCGAAGGATCTGCCGGATCCCGGCGGCGACAGCGACAAGTACGTGCAGGCCATCGCCGCGCGGTGCATGGAGCTGATCCACGCCACCGGCGGCAAGACGTTCGTGCTGTTCACCAGCTACGACACCTTGAACCGCGTGCACCGCATCCTCGATCCGCAACTGCAGAAATACCAACTGCTCAAGCAGGGCGAGCTTTCACCGACGCGCATGATTCAACGCTTCAAGGAAATGCCGTCGGTGATCTTCGGCACCAGCTCGTTCTGGCAGGGGGTGGACATTCCCGGCGATGCGCTGTCCAGCGTCATCATCACCAAGCTTCCGTTCGATGTGCCGACCGAACCCTTGGTGGAAGCGCGCATCGAGGATTTGAAGAAGCGGTCGATCAATCCCTTCCGCCATTACCAGATTCCGCGCGCCATCATCCAGTTGCGGCAGGGGTTCGGGCGGCTGATCCGCAAGGCCACTGACCGCGGCGTGGTGAGCATCCTCGACGCGCGCATGAGCAGTCGCGGTTACGGCAAACAGTTCCTCGCCTCTCTGCCGCCGTGCCGGACGACGGGCAAAGTGGAAGACGTCGCACGCTTCCTGGCGCAAAGCCCGGCGGCGGAGGCCGATCCTGCCGACCTGCCAAAAAATTTCCGATAG
- a CDS encoding lipid-binding SYLF domain-containing protein: MRPIIAALAAIVTLSGLLVTGAQAGLSAQQQILQDAQFVLEEIISAPDEGIPSKLMAKAKAIVIMPTMVKGGFFVGARYGSGVVAVRDAKTGRWGPPVFISTYGGSFGFQFGAQAVDLVLLVMSERGVNALLDNKFTLGGDLAVSVGPVGRYAEAGTDIAFQGEVYSYSRSKGAFAGVSVKGAMFQPNESYTQEYYRTHLSSRQVLFYGGMNQVPRSSAIFMRNLNRLAPASPAVLTKLQRAVPQTTAQHKPKMQSQTKIPGPAPQEMKKNVPGKGELIQKSEAPRQTERPLQLPKPQPLW; this comes from the coding sequence ATGAGACCCATTATTGCCGCGTTGGCGGCGATCGTCACCCTGTCGGGCCTGCTGGTCACCGGGGCGCAGGCCGGGCTTTCCGCACAACAGCAGATCCTGCAGGACGCGCAGTTTGTGTTGGAAGAGATTATATCGGCTCCGGACGAAGGAATCCCGTCCAAACTGATGGCGAAGGCAAAAGCCATTGTCATCATGCCCACCATGGTGAAGGGCGGCTTTTTTGTCGGCGCACGCTACGGCAGTGGTGTGGTGGCGGTGCGCGACGCCAAAACGGGCCGGTGGGGTCCGCCGGTCTTCATCAGCACCTATGGCGGCAGTTTCGGCTTCCAGTTCGGCGCGCAGGCGGTGGACCTGGTCCTGCTGGTGATGAGCGAGCGCGGCGTCAATGCGCTTTTGGACAACAAATTCACGCTGGGCGGCGACCTTGCGGTGTCGGTGGGGCCTGTCGGCCGGTACGCCGAGGCGGGCACGGACATTGCCTTCCAGGGCGAGGTGTATTCGTACTCGCGCAGTAAGGGTGCGTTCGCCGGGGTGTCGGTGAAGGGCGCGATGTTTCAGCCGAACGAATCCTACACCCAGGAATACTACCGCACGCACCTGTCCTCGCGGCAGGTCCTGTTTTACGGCGGTATGAACCAGGTGCCGCGGTCGAGCGCCATCTTCATGCGCAACCTCAACCGCCTCGCGCCCGCATCGCCCGCGGTGTTGACCAAGCTCCAGCGCGCCGTGCCTCAGACCACCGCTCAGCACAAACCGAAAATGCAGTCACAAACGAAAATCCCGGGACCCGCACCGCAGGAAATGAAAAAGAACGTTCCGGGCAAGGGGGAGCTCATCCAGAAATCCGAAGCTCCCCGGCAGACCGAGCGGCCCCTCCAGCTACCGAAACCACAACCGCTCTGGTGA
- the phnE gene encoding phosphonate ABC transporter, permease protein PhnE, whose translation MPTPPPHRPFYTRTKFFVYLFIAVIVYAYGWRVTEIHPSSLVKDFHLVKPLVSALLQPDLVTFETERQTTEADFFLQEATSAESAITPPDTQDPVLNLTRTRGQVGDTLTVRGFHLAPNRTGKLYWVNAIEQEYPLGEVATDNDGGFEKQITVPPTARGNPQFVRVVLTWKTGQWHISETLKLTAGKIVETLFLGLMATTFAVLLAAPLSFLGARNLMTRRAPGTAIYYLVRTGFNVLRAIEPLIMAILFAVWVGIGPFAGVLALALHSTAALGKLFSEQIESIDPGPVEAITATGARPLQVVLYGVLPQVLPQFLALGFYRWDINVRMSTIIGFVGGGGIGFLLQQWINLLQYNQAGTALLAIAVVVIVLDMVSAKVRERITLAS comes from the coding sequence ATGCCCACACCGCCTCCACACCGGCCCTTCTACACGCGCACCAAGTTTTTCGTTTATTTGTTTATCGCGGTCATCGTCTATGCCTACGGCTGGCGGGTGACGGAGATCCATCCCTCCTCCCTCGTTAAAGATTTCCACCTCGTCAAACCGCTGGTCAGCGCGCTGTTGCAACCCGACCTCGTCACTTTCGAAACCGAACGCCAGACCACCGAAGCCGACTTCTTTTTGCAGGAAGCAACGAGCGCGGAGTCCGCCATCACCCCGCCGGACACGCAGGATCCCGTTTTAAACCTCACGCGCACACGCGGCCAGGTGGGCGACACGCTGACGGTGCGGGGGTTTCATCTCGCGCCCAACCGCACGGGCAAGCTGTACTGGGTGAACGCCATCGAGCAGGAATACCCGCTGGGCGAGGTGGCGACGGATAATGACGGCGGGTTTGAAAAACAGATCACCGTGCCGCCGACGGCGCGCGGCAATCCGCAGTTTGTGCGGGTGGTGTTGACGTGGAAGACGGGGCAATGGCACATCAGCGAGACGTTGAAACTCACCGCCGGGAAAATCGTCGAGACGCTGTTTCTGGGATTGATGGCGACGACGTTCGCCGTCCTGCTCGCCGCGCCGCTGAGTTTCCTCGGCGCACGCAACCTGATGACCCGCCGCGCACCCGGCACCGCCATCTATTACCTGGTGCGCACCGGGTTCAACGTGCTCCGCGCCATCGAGCCGCTCATCATGGCGATTCTGTTTGCGGTGTGGGTGGGGATCGGTCCCTTCGCCGGGGTGCTGGCGCTGGCCCTGCATTCGACGGCGGCGCTGGGCAAACTGTTCTCTGAGCAGATCGAGAGCATCGATCCCGGTCCGGTGGAAGCCATCACCGCCACCGGGGCGCGGCCCCTGCAGGTGGTGCTATACGGAGTCCTGCCGCAGGTCCTGCCGCAGTTTCTGGCGCTGGGGTTTTACCGCTGGGATATCAACGTGCGCATGTCCACGATCATCGGGTTTGTCGGCGGTGGAGGGATCGGGTTCCTGTTACAGCAGTGGATCAACCTGCTTCAGTACAACCAGGCGGGGACGGCGTTGCTGGCGATTGCGGTGGTGGTGATCGTCCTCGATATGGTGAGCGCGAAAGTGCGGGAGAGGATCACGCTGGCGTCGTGA
- a CDS encoding DUF4149 domain-containing protein encodes MNTFVAFVHLLGLVVWLGSVIFFSFFAAPSIFKVLNRQQAGDVIGAIFPKYYGVGYTCAVLTAATALATPGGAGGLRLPFIAIMAACTFYAGLVINPQARALKHQMREAGGEDEALQNKFRSLHGWSVRLNATVLMFGLGLLWITAMGLRL; translated from the coding sequence ATGAACACCTTTGTCGCTTTCGTGCACCTGCTGGGGCTGGTGGTGTGGCTCGGCAGTGTCATCTTCTTTTCCTTCTTCGCCGCACCGTCGATCTTCAAGGTGCTCAACCGCCAGCAGGCGGGCGACGTCATCGGCGCCATCTTTCCCAAGTACTACGGCGTCGGTTACACCTGCGCCGTGCTGACGGCGGCCACCGCACTGGCCACGCCCGGCGGCGCCGGGGGACTGCGCCTGCCGTTCATCGCCATCATGGCGGCATGCACGTTTTACGCGGGACTGGTGATCAATCCGCAGGCGCGTGCGTTGAAACACCAGATGCGCGAGGCGGGCGGCGAGGACGAGGCGTTGCAGAACAAATTCCGCTCGCTCCACGGCTGGTCGGTGCGGCTGAACGCGACGGTGCTCATGTTCGGCCTCGGCCTGCTATGGATCACGGCGATGGGGTTGAGATTATAA
- the pyrF gene encoding orotidine-5'-phosphate decarboxylase, whose protein sequence is MAAEPTPQDRLIFALDVPDLASAVHHIKTLGGSVGCFKVGLELFTRAGPEAVRAVHDHSDAGVFLDLKLHDIPATVQRAVHAAREHKVRFLTVHCSGGERMLEAALKATGPDLQLLGVTVLTSMKSNDLDPALGYTDGLTVHELVMDRMLMSRDVGLTGFVCSAEEVEDIKKQSGGPILTVVPGIRPADKTVLQDDQSRVATPTRAIELGADYLVVGRPIRDAKDPKDAAARIVDEIAHALKA, encoded by the coding sequence TTGGCCGCTGAACCCACTCCGCAGGACCGCCTGATCTTCGCCCTGGACGTACCGGACCTCGCCTCCGCCGTCCATCACATCAAAACGCTCGGCGGTTCTGTCGGGTGCTTCAAGGTCGGGCTGGAGCTGTTCACCCGCGCCGGGCCGGAGGCCGTCCGCGCCGTGCACGACCACAGCGATGCGGGCGTGTTTCTCGATCTCAAACTGCACGACATCCCAGCGACGGTCCAGCGCGCCGTTCACGCCGCCCGCGAGCACAAGGTGCGTTTCCTCACCGTGCATTGCAGTGGCGGCGAACGCATGCTGGAGGCGGCGCTGAAGGCAACCGGACCCGACCTGCAACTGCTCGGCGTCACCGTCCTCACCAGCATGAAGTCCAACGACCTCGATCCGGCGCTGGGGTACACCGACGGACTCACCGTGCACGAGCTGGTGATGGACCGCATGCTGATGAGCCGCGACGTGGGGCTGACCGGCTTCGTCTGTTCCGCCGAAGAGGTGGAGGACATCAAGAAACAATCCGGCGGACCCATCCTCACCGTGGTGCCGGGCATTCGCCCGGCGGATAAGACGGTACTGCAGGACGACCAGAGCCGTGTCGCCACCCCCACCCGCGCCATCGAACTGGGAGCGGATTACCTGGTGGTGGGCCGACCCATCCGCGACGCGAAAGATCCGAAAGACGCGGCGGCGCGCATCGTTGACGAAATCGCTCACGCTTTGAAGGCATGA
- a CDS encoding tetratricopeptide repeat protein — protein sequence MRIAFNKVGSLVGMGTAVLALLLSTLPVPAVHAADDAAKLYEQGVELAKKGKYEQALPKLEAAASQSPSNPDYQNYLGLVYTNLGRYHDAIRTSARALQLKPGRTEALENLVAAYETLEDWRGMIEPLETLSQAQPEKAVYHARLGRAYFQLGNDAKAIDALTRAVKWNPHDEASMYKLGEIHLRQGHYEKAVDYLERAVSGFPFPYQRYYNLGLAYAHLQQYDKALKNFNRCAEEQPNFAPAYYNMGAVYQNTGRHQQAIEMYEQALEKNPALTEARDNLMALNKT from the coding sequence ATGCGCATTGCATTCAATAAGGTGGGATCGCTTGTGGGGATGGGCACAGCCGTGCTGGCCCTCCTGCTGAGTACCCTGCCGGTGCCTGCCGTTCACGCGGCGGACGACGCGGCAAAACTCTACGAACAGGGAGTCGAACTGGCCAAAAAAGGCAAATACGAACAGGCCCTGCCGAAGCTGGAGGCCGCCGCCTCGCAGTCACCTTCCAATCCCGATTACCAGAACTACCTGGGGCTGGTGTACACCAACCTCGGCCGCTACCATGACGCCATCCGCACCTCCGCCCGCGCCCTGCAACTGAAACCGGGTCGCACCGAGGCGCTGGAAAACCTGGTTGCCGCTTACGAAACCCTGGAGGACTGGCGCGGCATGATCGAGCCGCTGGAGACGCTTTCCCAAGCTCAGCCGGAAAAGGCCGTCTATCATGCCAGACTGGGCCGGGCGTACTTTCAACTCGGTAACGACGCCAAGGCTATCGACGCCCTCACGCGGGCGGTGAAGTGGAATCCGCACGACGAGGCTTCCATGTACAAACTGGGCGAGATTCACCTGCGCCAGGGTCATTATGAAAAGGCCGTCGATTACCTGGAGCGCGCGGTTTCCGGGTTTCCCTTTCCGTACCAAAGGTATTACAATCTGGGGCTGGCCTACGCGCACCTTCAGCAGTACGACAAGGCGCTGAAGAATTTCAACCGGTGCGCGGAGGAACAACCGAATTTCGCTCCGGCGTACTACAACATGGGCGCGGTGTACCAGAACACGGGACGCCACCAGCAGGCCATCGAGATGTACGAGCAGGCGCTGGAGAAGAACCCCGCCCTGACTGAGGCGCGGGACAACCTGATGGCTCTCAACAAAACCTGA
- a CDS encoding NUDIX hydrolase → MNWDGWIERLRTDFPARRELMGTGSGQAAVLVILYLQDTLPHIVLMKRSEALRSHPGEIGFPGGLFEQGDGDLLTTALRETGEELDLAVSPEDVFARLPGVRTLSGINVTPFVALHDPPPQCTPNPEEVEEVLHPPLLSLWQSFREEAVAHPPSDFAYWFGPHRIWGATARILRQLNEVARND, encoded by the coding sequence ATGAACTGGGATGGATGGATCGAGCGCCTGCGTACGGACTTCCCCGCGCGGCGTGAACTGATGGGGACCGGGAGCGGCCAGGCGGCGGTGCTGGTGATCCTGTACCTTCAGGACACGCTCCCGCACATCGTGCTGATGAAACGCTCCGAGGCCCTGCGCAGTCACCCCGGCGAAATCGGCTTTCCCGGCGGACTGTTCGAGCAAGGCGACGGCGACCTGCTGACCACCGCCCTGCGCGAAACCGGGGAAGAACTGGACCTCGCCGTATCGCCGGAAGACGTGTTCGCCCGCCTGCCGGGGGTGCGGACGCTCTCCGGCATCAACGTCACGCCCTTCGTCGCCCTGCATGACCCGCCGCCACAGTGCACGCCCAACCCGGAGGAAGTCGAAGAGGTCCTGCACCCGCCGCTCCTGTCGTTGTGGCAGAGCTTCCGCGAGGAGGCGGTGGCCCACCCGCCCTCCGATTTCGCCTACTGGTTTGGCCCCCACCGCATCTGGGGAGCCACCGCGCGCATCCTGCGCCAGCTCAACGAAGTGGCGCGAAACGATTGA
- a CDS encoding arsenate reductase family protein, translated as MKFYGYNKCGTCKKAEKFLDGKGVAYQSIDITETPPPKKVLKQAIARYGLKKLFNTSGVQYKELNMKDRLKTMTEAEAVDLLASNGRLVKRPVAVDGDTVTVGFNEDEYKQTWAKK; from the coding sequence ATGAAGTTTTACGGTTACAACAAATGCGGCACGTGCAAAAAGGCTGAGAAGTTTCTGGACGGCAAGGGCGTCGCCTACCAGTCGATCGACATCACCGAAACGCCGCCGCCCAAAAAAGTGCTCAAACAGGCCATCGCCCGTTATGGCCTGAAGAAACTGTTCAATACCAGCGGCGTGCAGTACAAGGAACTCAACATGAAAGACCGGCTGAAAACCATGACCGAGGCCGAGGCGGTGGACCTGCTCGCCAGCAACGGGCGGCTGGTGAAGCGTCCGGTGGCGGTGGACGGCGACACGGTGACCGTCGGTTTCAACGAAGACGAGTACAAACAGACCTGGGCAAAGAAATGA